The following proteins come from a genomic window of Heptranchias perlo isolate sHepPer1 chromosome 14, sHepPer1.hap1, whole genome shotgun sequence:
- the LOC137332059 gene encoding protocadherin alpha-C2-like gives MANTLSGGAYFMLLLCVSDLVFGQIRYSIPEELEVGASVGNIAEDLRITVRELLARKFRLLSDEGMLYFELNVENGILIVNERIDREELCLESLTCSLSLELAVDNPLEVFPVEVEVFDVNDNSPIFPISRFSLQVAESVAPGARFHLENAHDPDVGTNTISTYQINSNEHFGLEIQTRNDGSKIVLLLLEKPLDREQQSAFELVLTAVDGGIPHRSGTAKIVINVADANDNAPVFNHEIYRTSVLENAPKGTLVMKLKAADLDEGANAEFKYFFSNYASHRWGELFNLDADTGEIKVRGLLDYEKSNVYELEVQAVDNAPHVGHAKVLVRIIDMNDNAPEIKLTSVTKMLPEDASTGTVIAVFSVIDRDSGENGHVRCRISKSVPFKLEMTLTNHYKLVTSELLDRERTALCNISISAWDAGSPSLSTNKSILVSISDINDNAPRFTQSTYNMCLMENNTPGASIFSVTALDPDLDKNGDISYSILENQIRDVRAPAYFTINSKSGSVYALRSFDYEQLKNFQIKVQAQDAGSPPLSSTAMVSIIILDQNDNAPLIISPLRWNNSAAVEIILHSIYPGYLVTKVTANDADSGQNARISYQLIEATDRSLVTMGLYTGEIRTTRLFTEKDTTTQRVVVLVKDSGQPSLSSTVTIHFSIPANVTQRPSERLDHPRHAEYFSDVNVYLIIIFGSTSLIFMITIILLLVLKCKQDRNNVRYHSPTICCCCLRRNSNDVFNRRPALNQSLNYYGAGQTLPVSETYRYRVRLSPESSNSDFFVSKGLPSYVTSE, from the coding sequence ATGGCGAATACGCTTAGCGGCGGGGCGTATTTTATGTTACTGCTTTGCGTCTCGGACCTGGTTTTTGGACAGATTCGTTACTCTATTCCCGAGGAACTGGAGGTCGGTGCCTCTGTTGGAAACATCGCTGAAGATTTAAGGATAACCGTTCGCGAATTATTAGCACGGAAATTTAGGCTGCTCTCTGATGAGGGAATGCTATATTTCGAGTTAAATGTGGAAAACGGGATTTTAATTGTTAATGAAAGAATCGACAGGGAAGAGCTTTGCCTGGAAAGCTTAACTTGTTCCCTGTCTTTGGAACTAGCGGTGGATAATCCTTTGGAAGTTTTTCCTGTTGAAGTGGAGGTATTCGATGTAAATGACAATTCACCGATTTTCCCGATAAGTAGATTTTCATTGCAGGTCGCAGAGTCCGTTGCACCAGGGGCGCGCTTTCATCTCGAGAACGCACACGACCCGGACGTGGGTACAAACACAATCAGCACTTATCAAATTAATTCAAATGAGCACTTCGGCCTCGAAATACAGACAAGAAACGATGGGAGCAAAATCGTCCTTTTGCTGTTGGAGAAGCCCCTGGACCGCGAACAACAATCAGCCTTTGAATTGGTATTGACGGCTGTTGATGGCGGGATCCCGCACAGATCTGGCACAGCTAAGATTGTTATTAATGTAGCAGACGCTAACGATAACGCGCCTGTATTCAATCATGAAATATACAGGACCAGTGTGTTAGAAAACGCACCGAAGGGCACTTTGGTGATGAAACTCAAAGCAGCTGATTTAGACGAAGGCGCAAACGCTGAGTTTAAATATTTCTTCAGTAATTACGCTTCGCATAGATGGGGAGAGTTGTTCAATTTGGACGCGGACACCGGAGAGATCAAAGTTCGCGGGTTGCTGGATTATGAAAAATCAAACGTTTATGAACTTGAAGTACAGGCTGTGGACAACGCTCCTCATGTCGGCCATGCGAAAGTTCTGGTCAGAATAATTGATATGAATGATAACGCCCCCGAGATAAAGCTGACCTCAGTCACCAAAATGTTACCCGAGGATGCTTCAACAGGTACTGTGATCGCTGTATTCAGTGTCATCGATCGAGATTCTGGGGAGAACGGGCACGTTCGATGTCGGATTTCAAAGAGTGTCCCATTCAAACTTGAAATGACCTTGACAAATCACTACAAGTTGGTGACCTCTGAGTTGCTGGACCGTGAAAGGACTGCACTATGCAACATATCGATTTCAGCATGGGATGCTgggtctccctctctttctacaAATAAATCCATACTCGTTTCCATTTCTGATATAAATGACAACGCGCCACGGTTTACACAGTCCACGTATAATATGTGTCTGATGGAGAACAATACTCCAGGGGCATCTATTTTTTCTGTTACCGCTTTAGATCCTGATTTGGACAAGAATGGAGatatttcatattctattttggaGAATCAGATACGGGACGTGCGTGCGCCTGCTTACTTTACTATTAACTCGAAAAGTGGGAGCGTTTATGCGCTGCGCTCCTTTGACTATGAGCAACTGAAGAACTTCCAGATTAAAGTTCAAGCTCAAGATGCTGGATctccaccactgagcagcacagcTATGGTGAGCATTATTATCTTGGATCAAAATGACAATGCCCCACTTATTATTTCTCCATTAAGGTGGAACAATTCAGCTGCAGTGGAAATTATTCTCCACTCAATATATCCGGGATACTTGGTCACCAAGGTTACGGCTAATGATGCGGATTCTGGTCAGAACGCACGGATTTCCTACCAACTGATTGAGGCCACTGATCGTTCTCTCGTCACTATGGGCCTATACACCGGAGAAATCAGAACAACACGACTTTTTACGGAAAAGGACACCACCACGCAAAGAGTCGTGGTCTTAGTGAAGGACAGTGGACAACCGAGTCTGTCAAGCACGGTCACAATCCACTTTTCGATCCCAGCGAACGTTACTCAAAGACCTTCTGAACGTCTGGACCATCCCAGGCACGCTGAATATTTCTCGGATGTAAATGTATATTTAATAATAATATTTGGATCAACGAGTTTGATATTTATGATAACCATAATATTGCTTCTGGTCCTGAAGTGTAAACAAGACCGAAATAACGTGCGTTACCACAGCCCTACAATTTGCTGTTGTTGCTTGCGGAGGAATTCTAACGATGTCTTTAATCGGAGACCTGCACTAAATCAATCCTTAAATTACTACGGAGCTGGTCAGACGCTTCCTGTGTCCGAAACATATCGTTACAGGGTTCGCTTATCCCCGGAATCATCCAACAGTGATTTTTTTGTTTCTAAAGGCCTGCCATCCTACGTTACCTCTGAGTGA